In Oncorhynchus nerka isolate Pitt River linkage group LG21, Oner_Uvic_2.0, whole genome shotgun sequence, the following are encoded in one genomic region:
- the LOC115103487 gene encoding neuronal pentraxin-2-like: MVAFVGAVICIIAAVHTGSAAESTQQPVADNQSQSPYAGVQLTFPGGSVARAGPLGAIHGSERQHGEALTFFHVASGFDAVDGTRQVSQLICTPVPAGECNPKNFQQQAEDPSLYAGEDWGYFRTTAEELQQTVLQQKDQIITDQRTIRDLSGKLSECESGIEGRRGAGLWGGKRVDEVRLVVRDRAPSSTVAQLLTAQAVDELEQAIVQMKDRIEKVESDIGPLAFPHNHTDAATAMTSRGGGGGLSEAPDSWGEAGPGGQAGDGPKQWPRVEDLEGELERKLELLEKERKALRKESQRHWQEIDQGMNSLHHRIAGLEEGLSEYTYPEGYTLSFPARTNYMYAVVQHPIPELRAFTVCLWLRPTEGGIGTPFSYAVAEQPNELVLLQGMHTPVELLINDKVAELPLNLSRGSWHHICVSWSQRGGAWQAYQGGKLRGEGQGLAAWHHIRPGGVLILGQEQDTLGGRFDSSQAMVGELSQWNVWEQVLTPSEVSSLAHCSQHSPQPKGNVAPWTNREVEVFGGATKMPMEPCAGKRTNTPM; encoded by the exons ATGGTGGCCTTCGTTGGAGCAGTCATCTGCATCATCGCCGCGGTCCATACCGGCTCCGCTGCGGAATCTACCCAGCAGCCTGTGGCAGACAACCAGTCGCAGTCTCCTTACGCTGGAGTGCAGCTGACTTTCCCCGGGGGCTCCGTGGCGCGAGCGGGTCCCCTGGGCGCTATCCATGGTTCTGAAAGGCAGCACGGAGAAGCGCTCACCTTCTTCCACGTTGCCAGCGGCTTTGATGCCGTCGATGGAACTAGACAGGTTAGTCAACTTATCTGCACCCCAGTCCCCGCCGGAGAATGCAACCCCAAAAACTTTCAGCAACAAGCTGAAGACCCGTCGCTGTACGCCGGAGAAGACTGGGGATACTTCCGCACCACGGCAGAGGAACTACaacagacagtgctccagcagaaGGACCAGATTATCACCGACCAGCGGACCATTAGGGATCTGTCAGGCAAGCTTTCGGAGTGTGAGAGCGGAATAGAGGGGCGTAGAGGCGCGGGGCTCTGGGGAGGTAAGAGGGTAGATGAGGTCCGGCTCGTAGTCCGGGACCGTGCTCCGTCGTCGACTGTGGCACAGCTGCTCACCGCTCAGGCTGTGGACGAGCTGGAACAGGCTATCGTTCAGATGAAAGACCGCATAGAGAAAGTGGAG TCAGATATCGGACCGCTGGCGTTCCCTCACAACCACACAGATGCAGCAACTGCGATGACTtcaagaggtggtggtggtgggctcTCTGAGGCCCCTGATAGTTGGGGTGAGGCAGGGCCAGGGGGACAGGCAGGGGATGGACCAAAGCAGTGGCCACGGGTGGAAGATCTGGAAGGAGAGCTTGAGAGGAAGCTGGAACtcctggagaaggagaggaaggccCTGCGAAAGGAATCCCAAAGACACTGGCAAGAGATCGACCAGGGGATGAACTCCCTACACCACCGCATTGCTGGCctggaggagg GACTTTCAGAGTACACCTATCCCGAGGGCTACACGCTGTCCTTCCCAGCGCGTACCAACTATATGTACGCAGTGGTGCAGCACCCCATCCCTGAGCTGCGTGCCTTCACGGTGTGCCTCTGGCTGAGACCCACCGAGGGGGGCATCGGCACCCCCTTCTCCTACGCTGTAGCGGAGCAGCCAAACGAGCTAGTCCTGCTGCAGGGCATGCACACCCCTGTGGAGCTGCTCATTAACGACAAG GTGGCGGAGTTACCTCTGAACCTGTCTCGGGGCAGCTGGCACCACATCTGTGTAAGCTGGAGCCAGAGAGGTGGGGCGTGGCAGGCCTACCAGGGGGGcaagctgagaggagaggggcagggcCTGGCAGCCTGGCACCACATCAGGCCTGGGGGAGTCCTCATCCTGGGCCAGGAACAG GACACTCTGGGCGGGCGTTTTGACTCGTCCCAGGCCATGGTGGGGGAGTTATCCCAGTGGAACGTATGGGAGCAGGTCCTGACCCCCAGCGAGGTGTCCAGCCTGGCCCACTGCAGCCAGCACAGCCCCCAGCCAAAGGGTAATGTGGCCCCCTGGACCAACCGGGAAGTAGAGGTGTTTGGAGGAGCCACCAAGATGCCCATGGAGCCCTGCGCTGGCAAACGCACCAACACCCCAATGTGA